The following proteins come from a genomic window of Gordonia westfalica:
- the mnhG gene encoding monovalent cation/H(+) antiporter subunit G: MIVDIISGTLILLGCLMAVTAAIGLVRFPDTLSRMHAATKPQTFGLLLILIGAVVRLGDNVDAGMLILAGLFALITAPVVAHRIGRLAYQEQRARDGLMEERDMESPDRD, translated from the coding sequence ATGATCGTCGACATCATCAGCGGGACGCTGATCCTCCTCGGCTGCCTCATGGCGGTCACCGCGGCCATCGGTCTGGTGCGGTTCCCGGACACGCTGAGCCGGATGCACGCCGCCACCAAGCCGCAGACCTTCGGCCTGCTGCTGATCCTGATCGGTGCGGTGGTCCGCCTCGGCGACAACGTCGACGCCGGGATGCTCATCCTGGCCGGGCTCTTCGCACTGATCACGGCACCGGTCGTCGCCCACCGGATCGGACGCCTCGCCTATCAGGAACAGCGCGCCCGGGACGGCCTCATGGAGGAGCGGGACATGGAGTCACCCGACCGGGATTAG
- a CDS encoding Na(+)/H(+) antiporter subunit C: MSTNLPLLLVVGIMAACGVYLLMERSLVRMLFGLLLCGNALNLMIIVVSGGMGNPPILGRSSENRAADADPLAQGMVLTAIVITMGVAAFVLALVYRLFVINRDDDDLEDDVEDVKIKTGTLDTAPDRDRSDDPVTLSDTVTGDYFDDAGNPLTPEEAAERHTELHETDIMPTDSDVVDEIGDDTDDDPDVVGDKIPEDDSDEPNVIGSSGEPQKTDDSEGGDR, from the coding sequence ATGAGCACCAATCTCCCCTTGCTCCTGGTCGTCGGGATCATGGCCGCCTGCGGTGTGTACCTGCTGATGGAACGCAGCCTGGTCCGGATGCTGTTCGGCCTGCTCCTGTGCGGCAACGCGCTCAACCTGATGATCATCGTGGTCTCCGGCGGCATGGGTAATCCGCCGATCCTGGGGCGGTCGTCGGAGAACCGTGCCGCCGACGCGGACCCGCTCGCCCAGGGAATGGTCCTGACCGCGATCGTCATCACCATGGGCGTCGCGGCATTCGTGCTCGCGCTGGTCTACCGATTGTTCGTGATCAACCGCGACGACGACGACCTCGAGGACGACGTCGAGGACGTCAAGATCAAGACCGGCACGCTCGACACCGCACCGGACCGCGACCGCAGCGACGACCCGGTGACGCTGTCCGACACGGTGACCGGCGACTACTTCGACGACGCGGGCAACCCCCTCACGCCGGAGGAGGCCGCCGAGCGGCACACCGAGCTCCACGAGACCGACATCATGCCGACCGACTCCGACGTCGTCGACGAGATCGGGGATGACACCGACGACGATCCCGATGTCGTCGGCGACAAGATCCCCGAGGACGACTCCGACGAACCGAACGTCATCGGGAGTTCCGGCGAACCGCAGAAGACAGACGACTCCGAAGGGGGTGACCGATGA
- a CDS encoding aldehyde dehydrogenase: protein MTTTEQVTDPLETIADRDKVFIGGRWVESSGDEWIDVVDSWSERTAARVRAATADDVARAVDVARAAFDKGDWARKSPAERADVIDAIADRLEARIPELTTLGIVEVGVTTPVSAMTQQMILGLYRAVAAEARKVNVVEERPRADGGVSRIVKEPTGVVAAIIPWNGPIGSIAFKVIPALAAGCSVVLKTSPEAPLSPSVFADVVAELVDEGKIPEGVLSVLVADREVSESLVLNPKVDHITFTGSTSVGKRIMSLAADRVAKVSLELGGKSAAIILDDADLNTVMANLPMAGCMQSGQACVALTRVLVSRERHDEIVGAYKAALDMIPIGNPWEQTNFLGPLTSARHRDRVEGYIEKAKAEGGEVVYGGGRVGDQGFFVQPTIIDNVRNDMTIAQEEVFGPVISIITYEDEDDAVAIANDSVYGLSGAIFTADVERGFELAQRIRTGTVNVNTSVLDFTLPFGGYKQSGVGREGGAEGLEEFFEIKTVHLPAPQPS, encoded by the coding sequence ATGACGACGACCGAACAGGTGACCGACCCCCTGGAGACCATCGCCGACCGAGACAAGGTGTTCATCGGTGGCCGCTGGGTGGAGTCGAGCGGAGACGAGTGGATCGACGTGGTCGACTCGTGGTCCGAGCGCACCGCGGCCCGTGTCCGCGCCGCCACCGCCGACGACGTGGCCCGTGCCGTGGACGTCGCGCGTGCGGCGTTCGACAAGGGCGACTGGGCGCGCAAGTCGCCCGCCGAACGCGCCGACGTGATCGACGCGATCGCGGACCGTCTCGAGGCTCGTATCCCCGAACTGACCACACTCGGCATCGTCGAGGTCGGGGTCACCACCCCGGTCAGCGCCATGACCCAGCAGATGATCCTCGGCCTGTACCGCGCCGTTGCCGCGGAGGCGCGCAAGGTGAACGTCGTCGAGGAGCGTCCGCGCGCCGACGGCGGCGTCTCCCGCATCGTCAAGGAGCCGACCGGCGTCGTCGCCGCGATCATCCCGTGGAACGGCCCCATCGGCAGCATCGCCTTCAAGGTGATCCCGGCGCTGGCCGCCGGCTGCTCGGTCGTCCTCAAGACCTCGCCGGAGGCGCCGCTGTCGCCGTCGGTGTTCGCCGACGTGGTCGCCGAACTCGTCGACGAGGGCAAGATCCCCGAAGGTGTCCTCAGCGTGCTCGTCGCCGACCGTGAGGTCTCCGAGTCGCTCGTGCTCAACCCGAAGGTCGACCACATCACCTTCACCGGCAGCACCTCGGTCGGCAAGCGGATCATGAGCCTGGCGGCCGACCGTGTCGCCAAGGTCTCGCTCGAGCTGGGCGGCAAGTCGGCGGCGATCATCCTCGACGACGCGGACCTGAACACGGTGATGGCCAACCTGCCGATGGCCGGTTGCATGCAGTCCGGTCAGGCGTGTGTCGCACTGACCCGCGTCCTCGTCTCGCGGGAGCGCCACGATGAGATCGTCGGTGCGTACAAGGCGGCGCTGGACATGATCCCGATCGGAAACCCTTGGGAGCAGACGAATTTCCTCGGTCCGCTGACCTCGGCACGTCATCGTGACCGCGTCGAGGGCTACATCGAGAAGGCCAAGGCCGAAGGCGGCGAGGTGGTCTACGGCGGCGGCCGCGTCGGGGATCAGGGCTTCTTCGTGCAGCCCACGATCATCGACAACGTCCGCAACGACATGACGATCGCCCAGGAAGAGGTGTTCGGTCCGGTCATCTCGATCATCACCTACGAGGACGAGGACGACGCGGTGGCCATCGCGAACGACTCCGTCTACGGCCTGTCCGGCGCGATCTTCACGGCCGATGTGGAGCGCGGATTCGAACTCGCGCAACGCATCCGGACCGGGACGGTGAACGTGAACACCTCGGTACTCGACTTCACGCTGCCGTTCGGTGGCTACAAGCAGTCCGGTGTGGGCCGCGAGGGCGGTGCCGAGGGTCTCGAGGAGTTCTTCGAGATCAAGACCGTGCACCTGCCGGCGCCCCAGCCGTCCTGA
- a CDS encoding superoxide dismutase family protein: MSGRSKLTASRALAALASAGLIGVALAGCSPDQNPTDVPGTTPPVISDKPLPPGAVDNVDDEPSGQVATAEIKDTSGKVVGEATFSAPGQSEGTVTVSVRVTSGDLPAGFHGMHIHENGVCDAGSGGAQAFTSAGGHLQVDGNTSHPASGDLVSINILEDHTGRTVTTTDAVKLDQVFGKTIMIHEKPDNFGNIPADKYPGGPKEDTLKTGDAGSRIACGVIEEQS, encoded by the coding sequence ATGTCCGGACGTTCGAAACTCACCGCGTCGCGCGCCCTCGCCGCGCTGGCTTCCGCGGGACTGATCGGGGTTGCCCTGGCCGGTTGTAGCCCCGACCAGAACCCCACGGATGTACCCGGCACGACGCCGCCGGTGATCTCCGACAAGCCGCTTCCCCCGGGAGCGGTGGACAACGTCGACGACGAGCCCTCCGGACAGGTCGCGACCGCCGAGATCAAGGACACCTCCGGCAAGGTCGTCGGCGAGGCCACCTTCTCGGCGCCCGGCCAGAGCGAAGGCACGGTCACGGTCAGCGTGCGCGTCACCAGCGGCGACCTGCCGGCCGGCTTCCACGGCATGCACATCCACGAGAACGGGGTCTGCGACGCCGGTTCCGGTGGGGCACAGGCGTTCACCTCGGCCGGCGGGCACCTGCAGGTCGACGGCAACACCAGCCACCCCGCAAGCGGTGACCTGGTGTCGATCAACATCCTCGAAGACCACACCGGGCGTACCGTGACGACCACCGACGCGGTGAAGCTGGATCAGGTCTTCGGCAAGACCATCATGATCCACGAGAAGCCCGACAACTTCGGCAACATCCCGGCCGACAAGTATCCGGGCGGACCGAAGGAAGACACGCTGAAGACCGGTGACGCCGGCTCGCGCATCGCGTGCGGCGTCATCGAAGAGCAGAGCTAG
- a CDS encoding Na+/H+ antiporter subunit D, translating to MTPQPSWIPILITLPTLVPLVAAALSLLLGRSPRFQRVVAIGAIAVAFIASCLLLYLTDRHGTFAVAIGGWGDKGYPNGPLGITLVVDQLAALMLVVSTIVLLCVVVYAIGQGIRDGTAQQPTSIFLPTYLILTAGVCNAFLAGDLFNLYVSFEVLLTASFVLLTLGASEERVRAGASYVMVSMVSSLIFLAGIAFAYATTGTLNLAEMAVRLDDVSSGTRNALYAVLLVAFGIKAAVFPLSTWLPDSYPTAPAPVTAVFAGLLTKVGVYAIVRAHTLLFPGGSMDTVLMVAGLLTMIVGIFGAIAQSDIKRLLSFTLVSHIGYMVFGVALSSELGMSAAIYYVAHHILVQTTLFLVVGLIERQAGSASLRRLGGLIASPVLAVLFLVPALNLGGIPPFSGFIGKVALLEAGVQNGSVLAWILVAGSVVTSLLTLYVVARIWTKGFWRPRADAPEGELADQGPSALIDERDDGAFSEREDVGRMPAMMVLPTFAMVVAGLVLTLWAGPIFDFTDSAATDVVQRGVYVEAVLGGGESR from the coding sequence ATGACACCGCAGCCGTCCTGGATTCCGATCCTGATCACCCTGCCGACGCTGGTCCCCCTGGTCGCCGCCGCACTGTCGCTCCTCCTCGGCCGCAGCCCCCGGTTCCAGCGCGTGGTCGCCATCGGGGCGATCGCGGTGGCCTTCATCGCGTCGTGCCTGCTGCTCTACCTGACCGACCGCCACGGCACCTTCGCCGTCGCGATCGGCGGATGGGGCGACAAGGGCTATCCCAACGGACCGCTGGGCATCACGCTCGTCGTCGACCAGCTCGCCGCCCTGATGCTCGTCGTGTCGACGATCGTGCTGTTGTGCGTCGTCGTGTACGCGATCGGTCAGGGTATCCGCGACGGCACGGCCCAGCAGCCGACGTCGATCTTCCTGCCGACCTATCTCATCCTCACCGCCGGTGTCTGCAATGCCTTCCTCGCCGGCGACCTGTTCAACCTCTACGTCTCGTTCGAGGTGCTGCTGACCGCGAGCTTCGTGTTGCTGACGCTCGGGGCCAGCGAAGAGCGCGTCCGCGCCGGTGCGTCGTACGTGATGGTGTCGATGGTGTCGTCGCTGATCTTCCTCGCCGGCATCGCCTTCGCCTACGCGACGACGGGCACGCTCAACCTGGCGGAGATGGCGGTCCGCCTCGACGACGTCTCCAGCGGCACCCGCAATGCCCTCTACGCCGTGCTGCTCGTGGCCTTCGGCATCAAGGCGGCGGTGTTCCCGCTGTCCACCTGGCTACCCGACTCCTACCCCACCGCACCGGCACCGGTCACCGCGGTGTTCGCCGGCCTGCTCACCAAGGTCGGTGTCTACGCGATCGTCCGCGCTCACACGCTGCTGTTCCCCGGCGGGTCGATGGACACGGTGCTGATGGTCGCGGGTCTGCTGACGATGATCGTGGGCATCTTCGGTGCGATCGCGCAGTCCGACATCAAACGTCTGCTGTCGTTCACGCTGGTCAGCCACATCGGCTACATGGTCTTCGGCGTCGCCCTGTCATCGGAACTGGGCATGTCGGCGGCGATCTACTACGTGGCCCACCACATCCTCGTGCAGACGACGCTGTTCCTCGTCGTCGGCCTCATCGAACGTCAGGCCGGATCGGCCTCGCTGCGACGCCTCGGCGGCCTGATCGCCAGCCCCGTTCTCGCGGTCCTGTTCCTGGTCCCGGCGCTCAACCTCGGCGGCATCCCGCCCTTCTCCGGGTTCATCGGCAAGGTCGCGCTCCTCGAGGCCGGCGTCCAGAACGGCTCGGTGCTCGCCTGGATTCTGGTGGCCGGTTCGGTGGTCACCAGCCTCCTCACCCTGTATGTGGTCGCCCGCATCTGGACCAAGGGCTTCTGGCGGCCCCGCGCCGACGCGCCCGAGGGTGAACTGGCCGACCAGGGACCGTCCGCGCTCATCGACGAGCGTGACGACGGCGCCTTCTCCGAGCGCGAGGACGTCGGGCGCATGCCGGCCATGATGGTCCTCCCGACGTTCGCGATGGTCGTCGCCGGCCTGGTGCTGACATTGTGGGCCGGCCCGATCTTCGACTTCACCGACAGCGCCGCGACCGACGTCGTCCAACGCGGCGTGTACGTCGAGGCCGTCCTGGGCGGAGGTGAATCACGATGA
- a CDS encoding Na+/H+ antiporter subunit E, whose product MTAEQPTGKQTGHDHERAGTPKRRAPVVSTKGPVLSLVINTWRVSLLFIFWHFVSALVWLRNHIRLPAWLGGDGREVGVRLWTIAWLAFVWVLLWGTVSWANVIGGVVLAIAVLTLLPLPRVPVEGRIHPLSVAQLLFRLVFDFFKSSLQIGWMAIRPGRPPLGAVVRVRVAIKSDMVLTLAVDYLNLVPGTMVLEIDHRRRMLYVHVFDVRSEKKVRAFYDQVAYVERMFIKAFERDSEWHPSPYHGIDEDFHHVRPIQPVDGAQSADIPTTTPPASHSDRGEK is encoded by the coding sequence ATGACCGCAGAACAACCCACCGGCAAGCAGACCGGTCACGACCATGAACGAGCCGGGACGCCGAAGCGGCGCGCCCCCGTGGTCTCCACCAAGGGACCGGTGCTGTCGCTGGTGATCAACACCTGGCGGGTCTCGCTGCTGTTCATCTTCTGGCACTTCGTCAGCGCCCTGGTATGGCTGCGCAACCACATACGTCTGCCCGCGTGGCTCGGCGGCGACGGCCGCGAGGTCGGGGTCCGGCTGTGGACCATCGCCTGGCTGGCCTTCGTGTGGGTGTTGCTGTGGGGCACCGTTTCCTGGGCCAATGTCATCGGCGGGGTGGTCCTGGCGATCGCTGTGCTCACCCTGCTGCCGCTGCCCCGCGTGCCGGTCGAGGGCCGTATCCACCCGCTCTCGGTGGCCCAATTGCTCTTCCGGCTGGTCTTCGACTTCTTCAAGTCGAGCCTGCAGATCGGGTGGATGGCCATCCGGCCCGGCCGGCCGCCGCTCGGTGCGGTCGTGCGCGTCCGGGTCGCGATCAAGTCCGACATGGTCCTCACCCTCGCCGTCGACTACCTCAATCTCGTGCCCGGGACGATGGTGCTCGAGATCGACCATCGCCGACGCATGCTGTACGTCCACGTCTTCGACGTCCGGTCGGAGAAGAAGGTGCGGGCGTTCTACGACCAGGTCGCCTACGTCGAGCGCATGTTCATCAAGGCCTTCGAGCGTGACAGCGAGTGGCATCCCAGCCCGTACCACGGCATCGACGAGGACTTCCATCACGTGCGGCCCATCCAACCGGTCGACGGCGCGCAGTCGGCGGACATACCGACCACGACGCCGCCGGCGTCGCACTCGGATCGAGGTGAGAAATGA
- a CDS encoding monovalent cation/H+ antiporter complex subunit F: MSVVWTIAAAMLLLAAVLTTIAILRGPSTLDRLVSLDVLIALCMCGLGVWAAYSLDSTVVPAIVALSLLSFVGSVAIARFRVRDDQT; the protein is encoded by the coding sequence ATGAGCGTCGTGTGGACGATCGCGGCGGCGATGCTCCTGCTCGCCGCGGTCCTGACGACGATCGCCATCCTGCGCGGACCGTCGACGCTGGACCGTCTGGTCTCGCTCGACGTCCTCATCGCGCTGTGCATGTGCGGTCTCGGCGTGTGGGCGGCGTACAGCCTCGACTCGACGGTCGTGCCGGCCATCGTGGCGCTGTCGCTGCTGAGCTTCGTGGGATCGGTCGCGATCGCACGATTCCGAGTCCGGGATGACCAGACATGA
- a CDS encoding Na+/H+ antiporter subunit A, whose product MISVLAALAVCALIAPAVIHWIGTRGFYILALAPLGALIWVVSHWPAPEADRAVVETVSWVPSLQMDIVTRFDTLAAILSVLILGVGALVLCYCAHYFDDARPRVALFGGEMVAFAGAMFGLVISDNMLVLYVFWELTTVLSFMLVGFYNVRATARRSATQALLVTTFGGLAMLVGIIMLGERSGTYLLSEIISAPPTGLYVDIAIVLLLIGALSKSAIVPFHFWLPGAMAAPTPVSAYLHAAAMVKAGIYLIARLAPGFSVTVSWQVAVVGLGALTMVLGGWRSLRELDLKLILAFGTVSQLGFMAVLVGIGDANVAMAGLAMLVAHAMFKASLFMVVGIIDHATGTRDIRKLARLGHRLPVLAITAALAGASMAGIPFTFGFIGKETAFASVWDTGALSSWQAHTVDIVLLVGSIITCAYTLRFLWGAFGRKVRHTPSPAVAKMHAPAWPFYFSPVVLAIAGVVAGFVSGPIGDLFEPYAETLNSYGHKIEHLALWHGFGLPVIFSIIVVVGGVIAFLGIRKIRDRVFGFRPLLNADRIYDATLRSADTISLLLTRNTQRGSLPVTQGVILCTAILLPTIVLFLGARDQLQIQYSATAVQFVVGGIMIASALAAVFLRNRLAATLLVGITGYGCGMLFALYGAPDLALTQFLVETLTLVIFVLVLRKLPAEPEKRHATGFKPLRALIGLAFGAMLVVIGLYAASARSTEPLHVDLAEAAYKFGHGANAVNVLLVDIRAWDTLGEVSVLIAAATGVASMVFRNRRFGAAPRVADAIRLQAGISDDSDDDDDQIPPDRTTWLLGSGLRDPRHRSMVLEATTRLLFPTMVVLSIYFFYAGHNSPGGGFAGGLTMGLALVLRYLAGGRYELGEALPIEPGRILGAGLAISATTAVTSMFFGAPALSSAVFEITVPVLGEIKLVTALFFDLGIYLIVIGLVLDVLRSLGARLDVETTMARTPVRTQTGATRAGSETVPAESDEPSAENVPTGKGQVAR is encoded by the coding sequence TTGATTTCTGTGTTGGCTGCGTTGGCAGTGTGCGCACTGATCGCGCCCGCAGTCATCCATTGGATCGGTACGCGGGGTTTCTACATCCTCGCGCTCGCCCCACTCGGCGCCCTCATCTGGGTCGTCTCGCATTGGCCCGCGCCGGAAGCCGACCGCGCCGTCGTGGAGACGGTGAGCTGGGTCCCATCGTTGCAGATGGACATCGTCACCCGCTTCGACACCCTCGCGGCGATCCTGTCGGTGCTGATCCTGGGCGTCGGCGCCCTCGTGCTCTGCTACTGCGCCCACTACTTCGACGACGCCCGCCCGCGCGTCGCGCTGTTCGGCGGCGAGATGGTGGCCTTCGCCGGCGCCATGTTCGGTCTGGTCATCTCCGACAACATGCTCGTGCTCTACGTGTTCTGGGAGCTCACGACCGTCCTGTCGTTCATGCTCGTCGGCTTCTACAACGTCCGCGCGACGGCCCGACGCTCGGCCACCCAGGCGCTGCTGGTCACCACCTTCGGCGGTCTGGCCATGCTCGTCGGCATCATCATGCTGGGCGAACGGTCCGGGACCTACCTGCTCTCGGAGATCATCTCGGCACCGCCGACCGGCCTCTACGTCGACATCGCGATCGTCCTTCTGCTGATCGGCGCGTTGAGCAAATCGGCCATCGTCCCGTTCCACTTCTGGCTCCCGGGCGCCATGGCCGCCCCGACTCCGGTGAGCGCCTACCTGCATGCCGCGGCGATGGTCAAGGCCGGCATCTACCTGATCGCGCGCCTGGCCCCGGGCTTCTCGGTCACCGTCAGCTGGCAGGTCGCCGTCGTCGGGCTGGGCGCGTTGACGATGGTCCTCGGCGGCTGGCGGTCGCTGCGCGAACTCGACCTCAAGCTCATCCTCGCCTTCGGCACCGTCTCCCAGTTGGGATTCATGGCGGTACTCGTCGGCATCGGCGACGCGAACGTGGCCATGGCCGGCCTCGCCATGCTCGTCGCCCACGCCATGTTCAAGGCGTCGCTGTTCATGGTCGTCGGCATCATCGACCACGCGACGGGTACCCGTGACATCCGGAAGCTGGCGCGGCTCGGCCACCGGCTACCCGTGCTCGCCATCACCGCAGCACTGGCCGGCGCGAGCATGGCCGGCATCCCGTTCACGTTCGGCTTCATCGGCAAGGAGACCGCCTTCGCGTCGGTGTGGGACACCGGCGCGCTCAGCTCCTGGCAGGCCCACACCGTCGACATCGTGCTGCTCGTGGGCTCGATCATCACCTGCGCGTACACGCTCCGCTTCCTGTGGGGCGCGTTCGGGCGCAAGGTCCGGCACACCCCGAGCCCGGCCGTGGCGAAGATGCACGCTCCCGCATGGCCCTTCTACTTCTCACCGGTCGTCCTCGCGATCGCCGGCGTCGTCGCCGGATTCGTCAGCGGGCCGATCGGCGATCTCTTCGAGCCCTACGCCGAGACGCTGAACAGCTACGGCCACAAGATCGAACACCTCGCCCTGTGGCACGGGTTCGGACTCCCGGTGATCTTCTCGATCATCGTGGTCGTCGGCGGTGTGATCGCCTTCCTCGGCATCCGCAAGATCCGCGACCGGGTCTTCGGCTTCCGGCCGCTGCTCAACGCCGACCGCATCTACGACGCGACGCTGCGTTCGGCAGACACCATCTCGTTGCTGCTGACCCGCAACACCCAGCGCGGATCTCTGCCCGTCACCCAGGGCGTCATCCTGTGCACGGCCATCCTGCTGCCGACGATCGTCCTGTTCCTGGGTGCACGCGACCAGCTGCAGATCCAGTACAGCGCCACCGCCGTCCAGTTCGTGGTCGGCGGCATCATGATCGCGTCGGCGCTCGCCGCGGTCTTCCTGCGCAACCGTCTCGCGGCGACGCTGCTCGTCGGCATCACCGGCTACGGCTGCGGCATGCTGTTCGCGCTCTACGGCGCCCCCGACCTCGCTCTCACCCAGTTCCTGGTGGAGACGCTGACGCTGGTCATCTTCGTGCTCGTGCTGCGCAAGCTGCCCGCCGAACCGGAGAAGCGGCACGCCACCGGCTTCAAGCCCCTGCGCGCGCTGATCGGCCTCGCCTTCGGCGCCATGCTCGTGGTCATCGGCCTGTACGCCGCGTCCGCACGGTCGACCGAACCGCTGCACGTCGACCTCGCCGAGGCCGCCTACAAGTTCGGTCACGGCGCGAACGCGGTGAACGTGCTCCTGGTCGACATCCGCGCGTGGGACACCCTCGGCGAGGTGTCGGTGCTCATCGCTGCCGCGACCGGCGTCGCCTCGATGGTGTTCCGCAACCGCCGCTTCGGTGCGGCGCCGCGCGTCGCCGACGCCATCCGGCTGCAGGCGGGCATCAGCGACGACTCCGATGACGACGACGATCAGATCCCACCGGACCGCACGACCTGGCTGCTCGGCTCGGGTCTGCGCGATCCGCGACACCGATCGATGGTCCTCGAGGCCACCACCCGACTGCTGTTCCCGACGATGGTGGTCCTGTCGATCTACTTCTTCTACGCCGGGCACAACTCGCCGGGCGGCGGATTCGCCGGCGGCCTGACCATGGGCCTCGCGCTGGTCCTGCGCTACCTGGCGGGCGGACGCTACGAGCTCGGTGAGGCCCTGCCCATCGAACCGGGTCGCATCCTCGGCGCGGGTCTGGCGATCTCCGCGACCACCGCGGTCACTTCGATGTTCTTCGGGGCCCCGGCACTGTCGTCGGCGGTCTTCGAGATCACCGTCCCGGTCCTCGGCGAGATCAAGCTGGTCACCGCACTGTTCTTCGACCTCGGCATCTATCTCATCGTGATCGGTCTGGTGCTCGACGTACTGCGCAGCCTGGGAGCACGTCTCGACGTCGAGACGACGATGGCACGCACCCCGGTCCGAACCCAGACCGGTGCCACCCGCGCCGGTTCCGAGACGGTTCCGGCCGAGTCCGACGAACCGTCAGCCGAGAACGTACCGACCGGGAAGGGACAGGTGGCCCGATGA
- a CDS encoding glutamate--cysteine ligase, whose amino-acid sequence MSPIEFDGSPTPTLGVEWEFALTDKVTGDLSNSAAALFAAVGEHHPDREGKIHKELLRNTVELVTGICRTTGEAIADLTDTLGVVRVLTEELGVDLYGAGTHPFAQYSTQLLTEGHRYAELIERTQWWGRQMLIWGVHVHVGISHRDKVLPIIDALLNYYPHLLSLSSSSPMWAGQDTGYASNRAMMFQQLPTAGLPFQFETWDQFEGFVADQMTTGIIDHLNEIRWDIRPSPHLGTIEVRVCDGMTNLGELSAIVALIHCLVVDLDRRFSAGETLPTMAPWLVQENKWRAARYGLEAIVILDADCAERLVTEDLHDLLERLQPIARDLGCVDELAGIASIIDKGASYQRQRAVYRDTHSMRDVVASVVAELD is encoded by the coding sequence ATGTCACCGATCGAGTTCGACGGGTCGCCGACCCCCACATTGGGGGTCGAATGGGAATTCGCTCTGACCGACAAGGTCACCGGCGATCTGTCGAACTCGGCGGCGGCGCTCTTCGCCGCGGTCGGTGAGCACCACCCCGACCGCGAGGGGAAGATCCACAAGGAACTGCTCCGCAACACCGTCGAACTCGTGACCGGCATCTGCCGTACCACCGGTGAGGCGATCGCGGATCTGACCGACACCCTCGGCGTCGTGCGGGTCCTCACCGAGGAGCTCGGCGTCGACCTGTACGGCGCGGGCACGCATCCGTTCGCCCAGTACTCGACGCAGCTGCTCACCGAGGGGCACCGGTACGCCGAGCTCATCGAGCGCACGCAGTGGTGGGGTCGGCAGATGCTGATCTGGGGCGTCCATGTGCACGTCGGCATCAGCCACCGCGACAAGGTGCTGCCGATCATCGACGCCCTGCTGAACTACTACCCCCATCTGCTGTCTCTCTCGTCGTCGTCGCCGATGTGGGCGGGCCAGGACACCGGCTACGCCAGCAACCGCGCGATGATGTTCCAGCAGCTCCCGACCGCGGGGCTGCCGTTCCAGTTCGAGACGTGGGATCAGTTCGAGGGCTTCGTCGCCGACCAGATGACCACCGGGATCATCGACCATCTCAACGAGATCCGCTGGGACATCCGCCCGTCACCGCATCTCGGCACCATCGAGGTGCGGGTCTGCGACGGCATGACCAATCTCGGCGAGCTCTCGGCGATCGTCGCCCTGATCCATTGCCTCGTCGTCGATCTCGACCGCAGGTTCTCCGCAGGGGAGACCCTGCCGACGATGGCTCCCTGGTTGGTCCAGGAGAACAAGTGGCGCGCAGCGCGTTACGGTCTCGAGGCGATCGTCATCCTCGACGCCGACTGCGCCGAGAGGCTCGTCACCGAGGACCTCCACGATCTGCTCGAACGGCTCCAGCCGATCGCCCGTGACCTCGGTTGCGTCGACGAACTCGCCGGGATCGCGAGCATCATCGACAAGGGCGCCAGCTATCAGCGTCAGCGTGCGGTCTACCGCGACACCCACTCGATGCGCGACGTCGTCGCGTCGGTGGTCGCCGAGCTGGACTGA